A section of the Candidatus Methanoperedens sp. genome encodes:
- a CDS encoding methyltransferase — MSILFDIEEKARKNHARIGLGIGKVSEKLIRSAEAACEYADVVLVGDENGIQAVGTDLEIIHSNEPPKKLIELLLCGKIDGAVRGTLSATKTLSELKRSLNMKKLYRVALLETADGRPFFLAPVGIDEGNSVDDKVELIKRGAEHFRRLDVEMKVGILSGGRFEDMGRDKTVDRTLEDAERVTGKVRELGIEAKNYSILIEDAIEDANFIMAPDGISGNLIFRTLVFLGGGYGHGAPVLMEKVFVDTSRVGGHYTRAIMLASALKRIES, encoded by the coding sequence ATGTCTATCCTTTTCGATATCGAAGAAAAAGCAAGAAAGAATCATGCGCGTATTGGCCTCGGAATAGGCAAAGTCTCAGAAAAACTGATACGGAGCGCAGAGGCTGCCTGTGAATACGCTGATGTTGTGCTCGTTGGGGATGAAAATGGGATACAAGCAGTAGGTACCGACCTTGAGATAATCCATTCAAATGAGCCTCCGAAGAAATTGATCGAATTGCTGCTTTGTGGTAAAATAGACGGAGCAGTCAGGGGAACGCTCAGTGCGACAAAAACACTTTCTGAGCTTAAAAGATCGCTGAATATGAAAAAGCTATACAGGGTGGCATTATTAGAAACAGCAGATGGACGGCCGTTTTTCCTTGCGCCTGTTGGGATCGATGAAGGAAATTCCGTTGATGATAAAGTCGAGTTAATAAAGCGCGGCGCGGAGCATTTCAGGCGCCTCGATGTGGAAATGAAAGTGGGAATACTATCAGGCGGGCGTTTTGAGGATATGGGGAGGGATAAGACCGTTGACAGGACTCTTGAAGATGCAGAACGTGTGACCGGAAAAGTACGTGAACTCGGAATCGAAGCAAAGAATTATTCAATACTCATCGAGGATGCGATCGAGGATGCGAATTTCATCATGGCGCCCGATGGGATATCCGGTAACCTTATTTTTAGGACTCTTGTGTTCCTCGGGGGAGGATACGGCCATGGCGCGCCTGTTTTGATGGAGAAGGTGTTCGTGGATACTTCGCGCGTAGGGGGACATTACACGAGGGCGATAATGCTTGCAAGCGCGCTTAAACGTATTGAATCCTGA
- a CDS encoding class I SAM-dependent methyltransferase family protein has product MSLHSLLQNKLPPEKLALIPKGFEVIGDIAIINVPPPLDPEKHLIAEALSIHRNDLKTVLRKLNKIEGAARVAHFELLLGDRTTTLHRENGCVFQLDVTKTFFSGKMYYERGRIAQKANDGEEVLVLFAGVGPFLIPIKKQRNVNITGLDNNREACIFLGKNIRLNRIEANIVLGDARNVNNLFKNRFDRIVMPAPYGQDFFLDFAQSILKPGGYIHFYTFKKDFEIPHFRRLLEEKGWFIDFSRDCGNVAPRVKRYVFDLILRK; this is encoded by the coding sequence ATGTCCCTCCATTCCCTTCTCCAGAATAAGCTCCCTCCCGAAAAACTCGCGCTCATCCCTAAAGGCTTTGAGGTAATCGGAGATATCGCAATAATAAACGTCCCTCCACCTCTTGATCCTGAAAAACATCTCATTGCAGAGGCGCTGTCAATTCACAGGAATGATTTAAAAACAGTCCTTCGAAAGCTCAATAAAATCGAAGGTGCTGCGCGTGTAGCGCATTTTGAACTGCTGCTCGGTGACAGGACGACCACGCTGCACAGGGAGAACGGCTGCGTCTTCCAGCTGGATGTAACAAAAACCTTTTTTTCAGGAAAAATGTATTATGAGCGGGGCAGGATCGCGCAAAAAGCAAATGATGGGGAGGAGGTCCTTGTTTTATTTGCAGGCGTCGGGCCATTTCTCATCCCGATAAAGAAACAACGGAACGTCAACATCACAGGACTTGATAACAACCGGGAAGCCTGCATTTTCCTGGGAAAAAATATTAGACTGAACCGTATTGAAGCAAATATTGTTCTTGGCGATGCGCGAAATGTTAATAATCTTTTCAAAAACAGGTTTGACAGGATCGTGATGCCAGCGCCTTATGGCCAGGACTTCTTCCTGGATTTTGCCCAATCTATTTTGAAACCTGGAGGATATATCCACTTCTATACTTTCAAGAAGGACTTCGAGATACCTCATTTCAGGAGACTGCTTGAAGAAAAAGGATGGTTTATTGACTTCTCCAGGGATTGCGGGAATGTGGCGCCACGAGTGAAAAGATATGTTTTTGACTTGATATTGAGGAAATAG
- a CDS encoding adenylosuccinate synthase, producing the protein MFTIITGAQFGDEGKGKIVDMMASQYDIVARFQGGDNAGHTVVAEGKTYKLHLIPSGVLFDARLLIGPGTVMNPGILMEEIAMLSENGVEVPPAKLGIDAKTSIIMPYHVALDGLREQKRAVKIGTTNRGIGFAYIDKVGREEIQMADIADKSRFMRKLEEIAPQKEAAIKEMGGDPKIARSGIDAYLKIGQKLKPYITDVSKEINQALKDGKKVLAEGAQGTHLDIIHGTQKFVTSSSTVAGSACAGLGVGPTKVNEVIGVIKAYITRVGEGPLPTEQKNEVGEHLREKGGEFGTTTGRPRRCGWFDIPLARKAINLNGYTSMALTKLDVLSGLKSIKLCLEYEMDGKNIDYMPELSDDVARCKPVYIDIPGWHEDITDTESFVDLPENARLYVALLEELMGADIGYISVGPGRKQTFMK; encoded by the coding sequence ATGTTCACAATAATCACAGGCGCACAGTTCGGGGACGAAGGAAAAGGCAAGATCGTGGATATGATGGCTTCGCAATACGATATTGTGGCCCGTTTCCAGGGCGGGGATAATGCAGGGCACACCGTTGTTGCAGAAGGTAAAACATATAAACTGCATCTTATCCCATCGGGTGTGCTTTTCGATGCGCGCCTGCTTATCGGCCCGGGTACTGTGATGAATCCGGGAATACTGATGGAAGAGATCGCCATGCTTTCTGAAAATGGCGTGGAAGTTCCCCCGGCAAAGCTTGGCATCGACGCAAAGACAAGCATCATAATGCCTTATCATGTGGCGCTGGATGGTCTTCGCGAACAAAAACGCGCCGTAAAAATCGGGACAACGAACAGGGGTATCGGGTTTGCCTATATTGATAAAGTGGGGCGGGAAGAGATACAGATGGCGGATATTGCTGATAAGAGCCGTTTTATGCGCAAACTTGAAGAAATAGCGCCCCAGAAAGAAGCAGCGATAAAAGAAATGGGAGGAGACCCGAAGATCGCAAGGTCAGGAATTGATGCATATCTTAAGATCGGACAGAAATTAAAACCATATATCACCGATGTTTCAAAAGAAATAAACCAGGCTTTGAAAGACGGTAAAAAAGTCCTCGCAGAAGGTGCACAGGGAACACATCTTGATATTATTCACGGTACCCAGAAATTCGTCACCTCTTCAAGCACTGTTGCAGGTTCAGCATGCGCCGGGCTGGGTGTCGGCCCGACAAAAGTGAATGAAGTGATAGGAGTAATAAAGGCATATATTACACGCGTTGGAGAAGGGCCGCTTCCGACTGAGCAGAAGAATGAAGTCGGAGAACACCTGCGTGAAAAGGGCGGCGAATTCGGGACAACGACCGGGCGACCCAGGAGATGCGGCTGGTTTGATATACCCCTTGCGCGAAAAGCTATCAACCTCAATGGATATACATCCATGGCTCTCACAAAACTCGATGTGCTTTCAGGGCTTAAATCGATAAAGTTGTGCCTTGAATATGAAATGGATGGAAAAAATATCGATTACATGCCTGAACTTTCCGATGACGTTGCCCGATGCAAACCCGTCTATATCGACATTCCTGGATGGCATGAGGATATCACAGATACCGAAAGTTTCGTAGACCTTCCGGAAAACGCAAGGCTCTATGTTGCATTACTTGAAGAATTGATGGGGGCAGATATCGGATATATTTCCGTGGGGCCGGGCAGGAAGCAAACTTTTATGAAATAA